The Leeuwenhoekiella sp. MAR_2009_132 genome contains the following window.
CGACGCTTGTCGTCTAAAGAAATTACTTGGTCAAAAACAGAAGTGGCATCAAAATTACGTTTAGTAAGTGCTTTGATGTATTCTTCTTTGTTTTCACGTATATCTGCAAGGTGTAGCATATCTTAATTTTAGACGGCAAAAGTACGTAAACCCACGCTAAAAACGGAAGCTAATAATTTAGGATTATGCTATAAAAAAGCAGAACTTAATTAATTATGTAAAGCCTCTTTAGTAGATTCCTTTCCCAGTGGAGACGGCATAATCACTCATTGTGCCAGAAATAATCCCATTTAGCAGCAGCCATGTCCTACCTCTGGATCAATTAAGTATGATAATCGCTGTCGTTAACCCGTATCTTACAATCTACATAAATGCAACGTCTTTACCTTTTGCTGCAAAATCTTTTTTAATACGCTGGCAAACTGCCAGATTACATCTGGTTTTGTGCTACAGATCGTTGCTGCTTGCGGGAGAGTATTTTGTTGTGATCAAAAGGTATTTCAAGACCAGTGTTTTTGTCAATAACCTTGAAGTTTATCCTCCGCCTTTAGAGCGTAGCATCATACGCCAGCTAAGACGGTGCCCTTCTTCAGTCCACAGTACATCATCTTTAATAATCCAATGTCGTAAAGGGAGCTCCAGTTGAATTAAAAATACAAACCGAAAATGAGTAGAGCCGGTTTGTAGATATCTGGCCGTATCACTTCAGCTTTATCGTAGAATTCTTTTTTAGGTAAGAAAATACGCTGTATGGTTTCCGAAGAAAGAAGAACAGTGTGAATGCTAAGTGACATATATGGGAAAATGCCAATTTGAAACACTACTGAATGAATAAGTGAAAAAAGATGAAAATATAAAAGCAAAATTACGGGTAGGTTTCCACAGTAACGCAGGAATTATAAGAAGGTCAAATAGAATTCCAAAATAGGCGATGCACCAGTGCACCCATTTTAGTTGAAGGAGTCCTCCTATTATGCGGTAGTCTGCTTTTGAGCGCATAAGTTGCTCTGCATACTAGCATCGAGCCAGTCTGGGTAAAGTTTTGCTGCGGAAGCATAGGTGTAAACAATCCAGAGTTGAGCGATTATAATCATATAAACCCAGCGCGGCATGCTTATTTTTTTTAAAGCTGGGTTTTGTTTACATCTATTGAAAAGTATCGGTTTGCAGGCAGGCAAGCCATTATACCCAAAAGAAGCATTAAGAGGTAGTAATGATTGTTGTACGATGATTTTGCATCAAATAAACCGCAGACCACATAATACCATAAACAACAACACTAAAGCGGTATTTAAAGCCTAACATAATAAATACGCCAAATAATCCCAT
Protein-coding sequences here:
- a CDS encoding HTTM domain-containing protein, yielding MQLELPLRHWIIKDDVLWTEEGHRLSWRMMLRSKGGG